One part of the Streptomyces sp. NBC_00286 genome encodes these proteins:
- the glgX gene encoding glycogen debranching protein GlgX, protein MQVWPGQAYPLGATYDGAGTNFAVFSEAADRIELCLLHDDGSETAIELREADAFVRHAYLPGIMPGQRYGFRVHGPYAPERGQRCNSAKLLLDPYAKAISGSIDWGEEVYGYHFGSPNKRNDLDSAPHTMSSVVVNPYFDWGDDRLPRTEYHETVLYEAHVKGLTMRHPALPDELRGTYAALAHPAIIEHLTELGVTALELMPVHQFVNDHRLVDMGLNNYWGYNTIGFFAPHNAYASWGDRGQQVLEFKSAVRALHEAGIEVILDVVYNHTAEGNHLGPTLSFRGLDNASYYRLTDDPRYYMDTTGTGNSLLMRSPHVLQLIMDSLRYWVTEMHVDGFRFDLAATLARQFHEVDRLSSFFDLVQQDPVVSQVKLIAEPWDVGEGGYQVGNFPPLWTEWNGKYRDTVRDLWRGEPRTLAEFASRLTGSSDLYQDDGRRPLASINFVTCHDGFTLHDMVSYNEKHNAANGEDNRDGESHNRSWNCGVEGETDDPEVLELRARQMRNFIATLMLSQGVPMLSHGDEFARTQRGNNNAYCQDNELAWVPWPENLEDPADGGGLLAFTRAMVWLRREHPVFRRRRFFHGRPVQGTHDELSDIAWFTPAGEEMTQRDWNSTQARALSVFLNGNAISEPGPRGERITDDSFLLMFNASPKTMDFVVPVDHGRQWQVVVDTSRAEGVPPGTGPKVQAGDRLTLVDRSVMVLQRPA, encoded by the coding sequence ATGCAGGTCTGGCCTGGACAGGCGTACCCACTCGGTGCCACATATGACGGCGCCGGCACCAACTTCGCGGTCTTCTCGGAGGCCGCCGACCGAATCGAGCTGTGTCTGCTCCATGACGACGGTTCGGAGACGGCGATAGAGCTGCGGGAGGCCGACGCGTTCGTGCGGCACGCGTACCTGCCCGGCATCATGCCGGGACAGCGCTACGGCTTCCGTGTGCACGGTCCGTACGCACCCGAACGCGGACAGCGCTGCAACTCCGCGAAGCTGCTGCTCGATCCGTACGCGAAAGCCATCAGCGGCAGCATCGACTGGGGCGAGGAGGTGTACGGCTACCACTTCGGCTCGCCGAACAAGCGCAACGATCTCGACTCGGCTCCCCACACGATGTCCTCGGTGGTGGTCAACCCGTACTTCGACTGGGGCGACGACCGGCTCCCGCGCACCGAGTACCACGAAACGGTGCTCTACGAGGCCCATGTGAAGGGCCTGACCATGCGCCATCCGGCGCTGCCGGACGAGCTGCGCGGCACGTACGCGGCGCTGGCGCACCCCGCGATCATCGAGCACCTCACGGAGCTCGGGGTCACCGCGCTGGAGCTGATGCCGGTCCACCAGTTCGTGAACGACCACCGTCTGGTCGACATGGGCCTGAACAACTACTGGGGCTACAACACGATCGGTTTCTTCGCCCCGCACAACGCGTACGCCTCCTGGGGCGACCGCGGACAGCAGGTCCTGGAGTTCAAGTCGGCCGTACGCGCCCTACACGAAGCGGGCATCGAGGTCATTCTGGACGTCGTCTACAACCACACGGCGGAAGGCAACCACCTGGGGCCGACGCTGTCCTTCAGGGGCCTCGACAACGCCTCGTACTACCGGCTCACCGACGATCCCCGCTACTACATGGACACCACGGGCACCGGCAACTCCCTGCTGATGCGCTCCCCGCACGTGCTCCAGTTGATCATGGACTCGCTGCGCTACTGGGTCACCGAGATGCACGTCGACGGCTTCCGCTTCGACCTCGCGGCGACGCTCGCCCGGCAGTTCCACGAGGTGGACCGGCTGTCGTCGTTCTTCGACCTGGTGCAGCAGGACCCGGTGGTCTCCCAGGTGAAGCTGATCGCCGAGCCCTGGGACGTCGGCGAGGGCGGCTACCAGGTGGGCAATTTCCCGCCGCTGTGGACCGAGTGGAACGGCAAGTACCGCGACACCGTACGGGACCTGTGGCGGGGCGAGCCGCGCACGCTCGCGGAGTTCGCGTCCCGGCTGACGGGTTCCTCGGACCTCTACCAGGACGACGGTCGGCGCCCGCTGGCCTCGATCAACTTCGTGACCTGCCACGACGGCTTCACGCTGCACGACATGGTGTCGTACAACGAGAAGCACAACGCGGCGAACGGCGAGGACAACCGCGACGGCGAGAGCCACAACCGGTCCTGGAACTGCGGCGTCGAGGGCGAAACCGACGATCCCGAGGTCCTGGAGCTGCGGGCGCGGCAGATGCGGAACTTCATCGCGACGCTGATGCTCTCCCAGGGCGTGCCGATGCTCAGCCACGGCGACGAGTTCGCACGCACACAGCGCGGCAACAACAACGCGTACTGCCAGGACAACGAGCTGGCCTGGGTGCCGTGGCCGGAGAACCTCGAAGATCCTGCGGACGGCGGGGGACTGCTCGCGTTCACCCGTGCGATGGTGTGGCTGCGCCGTGAGCACCCCGTCTTCCGACGGCGCCGCTTCTTCCACGGGCGCCCCGTGCAGGGCACCCACGACGAGCTGTCGGACATCGCCTGGTTCACCCCGGCAGGCGAGGAGATGACCCAACGCGACTGGAACTCCACGCAGGCCCGCGCCCTGTCCGTCTTCCTCAACGGCAACGCGATCTCCGAGCCGGGCCCGCGCGGCGAGCGCATCACCGACGACTCGTTCCTGCTGATGTTCAACGCGTCCCCGAAGACCATGGACTTCGTGGTGCCGGTCGATCACGGCAGGCAGTGGCAGGTGGTGGTCGATACGTCGCGGGCAGAGGGGGTGCCGCCGGGGACGGGGCCGAAGGTGCAGGCGGGGGATCGTCTGACACTGGTGGACCGCAGCGTGATGGTGCTGCAGCGGCCGGCGTGA
- the treY gene encoding malto-oligosyltrehalose synthase, with product MTPERNDPAPTATYRLQLQPEFPFEASAAAVPYLAALGVSHLHLSPVLEAVPGSLHGYDVVDHARVRDELGGEDGLRSLARTAREHGLGLVVDIVPNHMAMVPRHNRALWELLREGPDSPYARWFDIDWEAQDGRVLMPVLGGRLGTQLDHLEVDGEVLRYHEHVFPLRPGTEKLPLPQLLDAQWYRLGWWRLARTELNYRRFFSISELIGVRVEDPEVFDATHAKILQLLDDGVVDGLRIDHPDGLADPDAYLQRLHEATGGRWTVVEKILAEGEPLPAAWPVAGTTGYDALRHIDGLFTDPAGAGELLGQYRRFAAPQADRGGVWEATVRRAAYKVVHHELATEIDRLTREADRLCRTSPDPALRDHAPWALRTALRELLVRLQVYRPYASGDAAAVVTEEAAHEARGAFTVPEEAHAVDAVRDLVLGLTGEGPAREGFRARFAQTASALRAKSVEDTAFYRYVPVLSANEVGGEPEYPAVPPEDFHAYCARVQRDWPATGTALSTHDTKRSADVRAAISVLTQCPLRWADLLAEVTGQTAVDGVGAPDPQVAWAAWQTAVGLGPAAEERLQGAMLKHVREAGLFTSWTEQDPAYEASVAAFLRAGPCGAPGRRAAEFRASLEPHVRANVLGSALVHLTMPGVPDVYQGTEIEYRALVDPDNRRSAHFPPQEPDDLSAEKAALTATALRLRRQRPAVFGESATYTPLEADGPAAAHCVAFMRSGEAITAVTRLSLRLEEAGGWRDTLLPLPAGRWADLLTPGREFTGHARVEALFERLPVVLLERVGEAEGSRG from the coding sequence ATGACACCTGAGCGCAACGATCCGGCGCCGACCGCCACGTACCGCCTCCAGCTGCAGCCGGAGTTCCCGTTCGAGGCATCCGCGGCTGCCGTGCCGTATCTCGCCGCGCTCGGCGTCTCGCATCTGCACCTGTCTCCGGTGCTGGAGGCCGTACCCGGCTCCCTGCACGGCTACGACGTGGTGGACCACGCGCGCGTGCGCGACGAACTCGGCGGCGAGGACGGCCTGCGCTCCCTGGCGCGCACAGCCCGGGAGCACGGCCTGGGCCTCGTGGTGGACATCGTGCCGAACCACATGGCGATGGTCCCGCGGCACAACCGCGCCCTGTGGGAGCTGCTGCGCGAGGGCCCGGACTCGCCGTACGCGCGCTGGTTCGACATCGACTGGGAGGCCCAGGACGGCCGGGTGCTGATGCCGGTGCTCGGGGGGCGGCTCGGTACGCAGCTCGACCATCTGGAGGTCGACGGCGAAGTGCTGCGCTACCACGAACACGTGTTCCCCTTGCGCCCCGGCACCGAGAAGCTGCCCCTGCCGCAGCTCCTGGACGCCCAGTGGTACCGCCTGGGGTGGTGGCGGCTGGCCCGCACCGAGCTCAACTACCGCCGTTTCTTCAGCATTTCGGAGCTCATCGGGGTACGGGTCGAGGACCCTGAGGTGTTCGACGCCACGCACGCGAAGATCCTTCAGCTGCTGGACGACGGCGTGGTCGACGGGCTGCGGATCGACCACCCCGACGGCCTCGCGGACCCGGACGCGTACCTCCAGCGGCTCCACGAGGCGACCGGCGGGCGCTGGACGGTGGTCGAGAAGATCCTCGCGGAGGGCGAACCGCTGCCCGCCGCCTGGCCTGTCGCCGGCACCACCGGCTATGACGCGCTGCGGCACATCGACGGCCTGTTCACGGACCCGGCGGGCGCGGGCGAACTCCTCGGCCAGTACCGGCGGTTCGCGGCGCCCCAGGCCGACCGTGGCGGCGTCTGGGAGGCGACGGTGCGGCGGGCCGCGTACAAGGTGGTCCATCACGAGCTGGCCACCGAGATCGACCGCCTGACCCGCGAGGCCGACCGCCTGTGCCGTACGTCCCCGGACCCCGCGCTCCGCGACCACGCCCCCTGGGCCCTGCGCACCGCGCTGCGCGAGCTCCTCGTACGCCTCCAGGTCTACCGGCCGTACGCCTCCGGGGACGCCGCGGCGGTCGTCACCGAGGAAGCCGCACACGAGGCGCGCGGGGCCTTCACGGTGCCCGAGGAAGCCCATGCGGTGGATGCCGTACGGGACTTGGTGCTCGGCCTCACCGGGGAGGGGCCGGCGCGCGAGGGCTTCCGGGCCCGGTTCGCGCAGACCGCGTCGGCGCTGCGGGCCAAGTCCGTCGAGGACACGGCCTTCTACCGGTACGTGCCCGTCCTCTCGGCCAACGAGGTGGGCGGCGAGCCGGAGTACCCCGCTGTGCCCCCGGAGGACTTCCACGCGTACTGCGCGCGCGTGCAGCGCGACTGGCCCGCCACCGGCACGGCGCTGTCCACCCACGACACCAAGCGCAGCGCCGACGTCCGGGCGGCGATCTCCGTCCTCACCCAGTGCCCCCTGCGCTGGGCCGACCTGCTGGCCGAAGTGACCGGGCAGACGGCGGTCGACGGGGTGGGCGCACCGGATCCGCAGGTGGCATGGGCGGCGTGGCAGACGGCGGTCGGCCTCGGGCCCGCGGCCGAGGAACGGCTCCAGGGCGCCATGTTGAAGCACGTCAGGGAGGCCGGCCTGTTCACCTCGTGGACGGAACAGGATCCCGCGTACGAGGCCTCTGTCGCCGCCTTCCTCAGGGCGGGGCCCTGCGGAGCGCCCGGGCGGCGTGCGGCCGAGTTCAGGGCCTCCCTGGAGCCGCATGTACGGGCGAACGTCCTCGGGTCCGCCCTCGTCCACCTGACGATGCCGGGCGTGCCGGACGTCTACCAGGGCACGGAGATCGAATACCGAGCCCTCGTGGACCCCGACAACCGCCGCTCGGCCCACTTCCCGCCCCAGGAACCGGACGACCTGTCCGCCGAGAAGGCCGCGCTCACCGCGACCGCGCTGCGACTGCGGAGGCAACGCCCCGCTGTCTTCGGCGAGTCGGCGACGTACACCCCGCTCGAGGCGGACGGCCCGGCCGCCGCGCACTGCGTGGCCTTCATGCGCTCCGGGGAGGCGATCACCGCCGTCACCCGCCTGTCCCTGCGTCTGGAGGAGGCGGGCGGCTGGCGCGACACACTGCTGCCACTGCCCGCCGGGCGATGGGCCGATCTGCTCACTCCAGGGCGGGAGTTCACGGGGCACGCGCGCGTGGAGGCGCTTTTCGAGCGGTTGCCCGTGGTGCTCCTGGAGAGGGTGGGTGAAGCCGAGGGCTCGCGTGGCTGA
- a CDS encoding Tat pathway signal sequence domain protein: protein MRKIVHRHLGKVVAGAGIAVATTAVMVAVTLPGSAGADDSGTGAGAGQSGQQAGQEGQGTGQAGVRPGVVERAPAEGDTGEGRDPLTEDETERVEQLALDRQLRNSSENVEGEAGGPQPLTVDLADPEASELDDADAPRRAEVSFYDYKDDALVTKTVNLDTGKVEATDTQEGVQPPLSRDENVEAAELLIADPLGEGLKADYKDATGNELTKPDQLLLNSMVYRANAGAPAALADCGEHRCLRLFVKVKNGPWIDTRDLVIDLSARKIAKVG from the coding sequence GTGCGCAAGATAGTGCACCGCCATCTCGGCAAGGTGGTCGCGGGGGCGGGTATAGCGGTCGCCACGACCGCCGTGATGGTCGCCGTCACACTGCCGGGCTCGGCGGGGGCCGATGACTCCGGCACCGGCGCGGGGGCCGGTCAGAGCGGCCAGCAGGCGGGCCAGGAGGGCCAGGGGACGGGCCAGGCCGGTGTGCGGCCGGGGGTCGTCGAGCGGGCCCCGGCGGAGGGTGACACCGGTGAGGGGCGTGATCCGCTCACCGAGGACGAGACCGAGCGTGTCGAGCAGCTCGCTCTGGACCGGCAGCTGCGGAACTCGAGCGAGAACGTCGAGGGCGAAGCGGGCGGGCCGCAGCCGCTCACGGTCGACCTCGCCGATCCCGAGGCGAGCGAACTGGACGACGCGGACGCGCCGCGCCGTGCCGAGGTGTCGTTCTACGACTACAAGGACGACGCGCTCGTCACGAAGACCGTCAACCTCGACACCGGCAAGGTCGAGGCGACGGACACCCAGGAGGGTGTCCAGCCGCCGCTCAGCCGTGACGAGAACGTCGAGGCCGCGGAGCTTCTGATCGCCGACCCGCTCGGCGAGGGCCTGAAGGCGGACTACAAGGACGCCACCGGCAACGAACTGACCAAGCCCGACCAACTGCTGCTCAACAGCATGGTCTACCGGGCGAACGCGGGTGCGCCCGCCGCTCTCGCCGACTGCGGAGAGCACCGCTGCCTGCGTCTGTTCGTGAAGGTCAAGAACGGGCCCTGGATCGACACCCGTGACCTGGTGATCGACCTCAGCGCCCGCAAGATCGCCAAGGTCGGCTGA
- a CDS encoding 3'-5' exonuclease yields MGWHGELLIGFDLETTGTDPREARIVTGAVIEVRGGEPIGHREWLADPGVEIPADAVAVHGISNERAAAEGRPADEVADAIASVLVSYWKTGVPVVAYNAAFDLTLLSADLRRYDLPSLRERLDGLAPAPVIDPYTIDRSVDRYRRGKRNLEAVCAEYGVALDSAHDASADALAAARLAHAIAVRHPKIAALGPAELHRRQIEWYAEWAADFQSFLRRKGDATAVVDGTWPLRDSASERV; encoded by the coding sequence ATGGGCTGGCACGGCGAGCTGCTGATCGGCTTCGACCTGGAGACGACCGGGACGGATCCGCGCGAGGCGCGCATCGTCACGGGAGCCGTGATCGAGGTCAGGGGCGGGGAACCGATAGGGCACCGCGAGTGGCTGGCCGATCCGGGAGTCGAGATTCCTGCGGACGCGGTGGCGGTACACGGCATCAGCAACGAACGGGCGGCCGCGGAGGGCCGCCCGGCCGATGAAGTGGCCGATGCCATCGCCTCGGTACTCGTCTCGTACTGGAAGACGGGCGTCCCGGTCGTGGCGTACAACGCGGCCTTCGACCTGACCCTGCTCTCCGCGGATCTGCGCCGCTACGACCTGCCCTCACTGCGCGAACGCCTCGACGGCCTCGCTCCGGCCCCGGTCATCGACCCGTACACCATCGACCGCTCCGTGGACCGCTACCGCCGCGGCAAGCGCAACCTCGAGGCGGTCTGCGCGGAGTACGGCGTCGCGCTCGACTCCGCCCACGACGCCTCGGCGGACGCCCTCGCCGCGGCCCGGCTCGCCCACGCGATAGCCGTCCGCCACCCGAAGATCGCGGCCCTCGGCCCGGCGGAGCTGCACCGCCGCCAGATCGAGTGGTACGCCGAGTGGGCGGCCGACTTCCAGAGCTTCCTGCGCCGCAAGGGCGACGCGACCGCGGTGGTGGACGGGACGTGGCCGCTGCGGGATTCGGCTAGCGAGCGGGTCTGA
- a CDS encoding copper amine oxidase: protein MRVNRISRARSRTMVGLSVAALTVGATSAAGPAAAKPAAKPKAAPAAAADCSAAYKIEQKLAAGTKWTMCWRYDSYAGLVLENVSYQPKGEARPIRVLTSAKVAQIHVPYDDGSVEYDDLTGAGFAQGLMNMAPGECPGGTIKTVKVPDAVDPANSNVKGLCTTTRSRGHAYRMQGDTANKVWQRQGKDLLVYTVNQTGWYEYITEWRFQDDGQINMNVGATGSLSPGDYDAGDGRGWPIGKGAKDYATSHSHNVFWRLNFGLDGNPKNKVEQYDSKVSPPAQGGEAPRNKTTRTPITKELAGDAKNMRWWRVVSTTGKNKDDHPRSYEIVPGATSKYPGRSYTKHDVYFTQYKKCEQFASHNPRNCGAGGGKSVDKWVNGQNLTHPVAWVNIGFHHVARDEDQQPMPVHWQGFSLTPRDVTAMNPLTPPALADQNGQVE, encoded by the coding sequence ATGCGCGTGAACAGAATCAGCCGTGCCCGCAGCCGGACGATGGTGGGCCTGTCGGTGGCCGCCCTGACCGTCGGCGCGACCTCCGCCGCGGGACCGGCCGCCGCCAAGCCCGCGGCCAAGCCGAAGGCCGCCCCCGCGGCGGCCGCCGACTGCAGCGCGGCGTACAAGATCGAGCAGAAACTGGCCGCCGGTACCAAGTGGACGATGTGCTGGCGCTACGACAGCTATGCCGGACTCGTCCTGGAGAACGTCTCGTACCAGCCCAAGGGCGAGGCCCGTCCGATACGCGTCCTGACCAGCGCGAAGGTCGCCCAGATCCACGTCCCCTACGACGACGGCTCGGTCGAGTACGACGACCTCACCGGCGCCGGCTTCGCGCAGGGCCTGATGAACATGGCACCCGGCGAGTGTCCCGGCGGCACCATCAAGACGGTCAAGGTCCCCGACGCCGTGGACCCGGCGAACTCGAACGTCAAGGGCCTGTGCACCACGACCCGCTCCCGCGGACACGCCTACCGCATGCAGGGCGACACCGCGAACAAGGTCTGGCAGCGGCAGGGCAAGGACCTGCTCGTCTACACCGTCAACCAGACCGGCTGGTACGAGTACATCACCGAGTGGCGCTTCCAGGACGACGGCCAGATCAACATGAACGTCGGCGCCACCGGCAGCCTCTCACCCGGCGACTACGACGCCGGCGACGGCCGCGGCTGGCCGATCGGCAAGGGCGCCAAGGACTACGCCACCAGCCACAGTCACAACGTCTTCTGGCGGCTCAACTTCGGCCTCGACGGCAACCCCAAGAACAAGGTCGAGCAGTACGACTCCAAGGTCAGCCCGCCCGCCCAGGGCGGCGAGGCCCCGCGCAACAAGACCACCCGCACGCCGATCACCAAGGAACTCGCGGGCGACGCCAAGAACATGCGCTGGTGGCGGGTCGTCAGCACGACCGGCAAGAACAAGGACGACCACCCCCGCTCGTACGAGATCGTCCCGGGCGCCACGTCCAAGTACCCGGGCCGCAGCTACACCAAGCACGACGTCTACTTCACCCAGTACAAGAAGTGCGAGCAGTTCGCCAGCCACAACCCGCGCAACTGCGGTGCCGGAGGCGGCAAGTCCGTCGACAAGTGGGTCAACGGGCAGAACCTCACTCACCCGGTGGCCTGGGTGAACATCGGCTTCCACCACGTTGCCCGGGACGAGGACCAGCAGCCGATGCCGGTCCACTGGCAGGGCTTCTCCCTCACCCCGCGTGACGTCACCGCTATGAATCCGCTCACTCCGCCCGCCCTTGCCGATCAGAACGGTCAAGTGGAATAA
- a CDS encoding protein kinase domain-containing protein, with protein MRETGAVPLRPGDPRRVGPYVPLGTLGSGGMGRVYLARPADDGPGLVAVKVIRPEYAEDAQFRRRFKHEASVHARVRTPRTPRLCGTGFEDELLWIATEYVPGVDLADAIREDGALETATVWRLVMELGQALSDLAATGIVHRDLKPSNVLLSVQGAHVIDFGLSKAADASAITGTGNRVGTPAYMSPEHLRTGLCDTASDVFSLAGTLVYAATGRGPFGDGTGVDVMHRVAFEEPNSEVMGKVSAADAALGSLLSDCLAKEPAMRPAPQDLIDAAAGAAGAHSGTSAWPEPLGGKVLARQRAYEALHRLPVELTTRLRSSDDRPVAEPRTPSGSASQPSPPGSGSASQPAPPGSRPVSQPSPPGSGPPVQAAAPSDVTPPGQSAGQSTGQSRPVGARPWARRKPVLAVAVGITLCAVAAGVFMLTRQDTDTSASTPGAGAPTAVGTVPGDAGVSPVPDASAGKPAPGASGNGASGNGANGVGGVDASRPEVSNTADDNRRNDPSAPGPKTSAPTDVTPSPSGSPPEPATPPWISDCTHYSGNGRTRPGDSGKRVLQVQCMLTKRGHSVGSSGVDGEFGPGTESAVRSFQSGKGLASDGVVARETWVALRSTE; from the coding sequence CTGCGGGAAACCGGTGCCGTACCTCTGCGGCCCGGCGACCCGAGGCGTGTCGGCCCATATGTGCCGCTGGGGACGCTCGGCAGCGGTGGCATGGGGCGGGTCTATCTGGCTCGTCCGGCGGACGACGGCCCGGGCCTGGTCGCGGTGAAGGTGATCAGGCCGGAATACGCGGAGGACGCCCAGTTCCGGCGCCGGTTCAAGCATGAGGCGTCGGTGCACGCGCGGGTCCGTACACCGCGCACGCCGCGCTTATGCGGCACGGGCTTCGAGGACGAACTGCTGTGGATAGCCACCGAGTACGTCCCGGGAGTCGATCTGGCCGACGCCATACGTGAGGACGGCGCCCTGGAGACGGCCACGGTCTGGCGTCTGGTGATGGAACTGGGGCAGGCGCTTTCCGACCTCGCCGCCACGGGGATCGTGCACCGGGACCTGAAGCCGTCCAACGTTCTGCTGTCCGTCCAGGGCGCGCATGTGATCGACTTCGGCCTTTCGAAGGCCGCGGACGCGAGCGCGATCACCGGTACGGGCAACCGGGTGGGAACTCCGGCCTATATGTCGCCGGAGCACCTGCGGACGGGCCTGTGCGACACGGCGTCGGATGTCTTCTCGCTGGCCGGAACGCTGGTCTACGCGGCAACGGGGCGTGGTCCGTTCGGTGACGGCACGGGTGTGGATGTGATGCACCGGGTGGCGTTCGAGGAGCCGAATTCGGAGGTGATGGGCAAGGTCTCGGCGGCGGACGCGGCGCTCGGTTCGCTGCTGTCCGACTGTCTGGCGAAGGAACCTGCGATGCGGCCCGCCCCGCAGGACCTGATCGACGCGGCGGCCGGGGCGGCCGGGGCGCACTCCGGGACATCCGCCTGGCCCGAGCCGCTGGGCGGCAAGGTGCTGGCCCGACAGCGGGCGTACGAGGCGCTGCACCGCCTGCCCGTCGAATTGACGACTCGTCTACGGTCCTCGGACGACCGGCCGGTGGCGGAGCCGCGGACCCCTTCCGGGTCGGCGTCCCAGCCCTCTCCGCCCGGTTCCGGGTCGGCGTCCCAGCCCGCTCCGCCCGGTTCCAGGCCGGTGTCCCAGCCCTCTCCGCCCGGTTCCGGACCGCCGGTACAGGCGGCGGCTCCTTCCGACGTCACACCGCCGGGACAGTCCGCGGGGCAGTCCACGGGGCAGTCACGCCCGGTGGGAGCCCGTCCTTGGGCACGGAGGAAGCCTGTGCTGGCCGTCGCCGTGGGCATCACCCTCTGCGCGGTGGCCGCGGGGGTCTTCATGCTCACTCGTCAGGACACCGACACAAGCGCTTCCACTCCGGGAGCCGGTGCGCCGACCGCCGTCGGCACCGTGCCCGGCGATGCCGGCGTCTCGCCGGTGCCGGACGCCTCGGCCGGGAAGCCTGCCCCAGGTGCGTCCGGCAATGGCGCGTCCGGCAATGGCGCCAACGGCGTCGGCGGCGTCGACGCCTCGCGTCCTGAGGTCTCCAACACCGCCGACGACAACCGGCGAAACGATCCCTCTGCTCCCGGCCCCAAGACCAGCGCCCCCACTGACGTCACTCCGTCCCCGAGCGGCTCGCCTCCCGAGCCCGCAACCCCGCCCTGGATCTCCGACTGCACTCACTACTCCGGCAACGGACGCACACGCCCGGGGGACAGCGGCAAACGCGTGCTGCAGGTGCAGTGCATGCTGACGAAGCGCGGACACAGCGTGGGGAGCTCAGGCGTGGACGGCGAGTTCGGCCCCGGCACGGAGTCCGCGGTGCGAAGCTTCCAAAGCGGCAAGGGACTGGCCTCCGACGGCGTCGTGGCCCGCGAGACCTGGGTCGCGCTGCGCAGCACGGAGTGA
- a CDS encoding SAV2148 family HEPN domain-containing protein, which yields MGSGGRELPPGDVGHEGNSTDVPPGAVSLARPMEIGAELDWGADAWGEVRTRAQRAGRAYIWLNLVEQRLRAVVAAVLRPIYEPVHGEDDWVVAAAGPAGQEWVQRAVAVREVSRRKGYLLDPADDNVLSFLTLPQLRELMVQHWPCFEPYFDERRDVELALDELEVTRNVVSRNRALSEAVLAQAERASARLLEILGAGSDVPSARRLPVDAVENLVGDRYADVVGVHPDRVRLMRQFPAEDLFGSARRLDAIGIGLNLLVQNFSGRRLVRLAESGCRVRLLFLNPASSAVKRRERELGLKRGELSRSVEMNILHMRRVRSRLRDPGAFQIQVYDETPRFTAYLVDGDGSDGIAVVQSYLRRTRGMEAPVLVLRGGGRLVKAEDTGEEGLFGTYREEFELAWADSRPVS from the coding sequence GTGGGCTCGGGAGGGCGGGAGTTGCCTCCTGGTGACGTTGGTCACGAGGGGAACTCCACGGACGTCCCGCCCGGGGCGGTGTCTCTGGCGAGACCGATGGAAATCGGTGCGGAGCTGGACTGGGGCGCCGACGCCTGGGGCGAGGTGCGCACGCGCGCGCAGCGGGCCGGGCGCGCGTACATATGGCTGAACCTGGTCGAACAGCGGCTGCGCGCGGTCGTGGCCGCTGTTCTGCGCCCCATCTACGAACCCGTGCACGGCGAGGACGACTGGGTGGTCGCCGCCGCCGGGCCGGCCGGCCAGGAGTGGGTGCAGCGCGCGGTCGCGGTACGTGAAGTCAGCCGCCGCAAGGGCTACTTGCTCGACCCGGCCGACGACAACGTCCTCAGCTTCCTCACCCTGCCGCAGCTTCGCGAGCTGATGGTGCAGCACTGGCCCTGCTTCGAGCCGTACTTCGACGAGCGCCGGGACGTCGAACTCGCCCTGGACGAACTGGAAGTCACCCGGAACGTCGTATCGCGCAACCGCGCCCTGTCCGAGGCCGTGCTGGCCCAGGCCGAGCGCGCCTCGGCGAGACTCCTGGAGATACTCGGGGCGGGCAGCGATGTGCCGTCCGCGCGGCGGCTGCCCGTCGACGCCGTCGAGAACCTGGTCGGTGATCGTTACGCGGACGTGGTGGGCGTACACCCCGACCGGGTGCGGCTGATGCGGCAGTTCCCCGCCGAGGACCTCTTCGGCAGCGCCCGCCGCCTCGACGCCATCGGCATCGGCCTGAACCTCCTGGTGCAGAACTTCTCCGGACGGCGGCTCGTACGCCTCGCCGAGTCCGGCTGCCGGGTGCGGCTGCTGTTCCTGAACCCCGCCTCCAGCGCCGTGAAGCGGCGCGAGCGCGAACTCGGCCTCAAGCGCGGCGAGTTGAGCCGATCCGTCGAGATGAACATCCTCCATATGCGGCGCGTGAGGTCCCGGCTGCGCGATCCCGGCGCCTTCCAGATCCAGGTCTACGACGAGACGCCCCGCTTCACCGCCTACCTCGTCGACGGGGACGGCTCGGACGGCATAGCGGTCGTCCAGTCGTATCTGCGCCGGACGCGGGGGATGGAGGCACCGGTGCTCGTACTGCGCGGTGGGGGCCGCCTGGTCAAAGCGGAGGACACCGGCGAAGAGGGGCTTTTCGGTACGTATCGCGAGGAGTTCGAGCTGGCTTGGGCGGATTCGCGGCCTGTGTCCTGA